One Ostrea edulis chromosome 2, xbOstEdul1.1, whole genome shotgun sequence genomic region harbors:
- the LOC130051848 gene encoding uncharacterized protein LOC130051848: MYRLRSTERRLERAGPDYSKAYGDQIMDMVERSVARKLTDEEMDTYDGPIHYIPHHEVLKPNSKSTPVRIVFDSSSSYMGHVLNEYWAKGPNVLNDLLGVIIRFRQRKIAIAGDITKMYNAIKLSERDQHTHRFVWRDLQLDKLPDQYVLTSVTFGDRPSGAISTMALRMTAEMHQTEYPKAAELVIKNSYVDDLLISVNTVCEAKEIIQDTEMMLSHGGFRVKHWIISGDQSEHFTGMNVLCAEQENILGMCWLPKDDVWTFKAKLNFSSKRRGIHLEDDLKEEQLHLIPDNLTHRMVLSQVAGIYDPLGLIASYVLYAKILMRSMCSKEIQNGWDEPMNEEIRVKWMQFFRGLYELQSITFKRCIMPENAEGDPILVIFSDGSQQAYGACAYIRWHTNDNTYESNLVIAKNRIAPAKQLSTPRLELCGAVLASRLHQKLVTELDFRFSKIVHIVDSMIVRAQIRESYGFGTFVATRVAEIQSKTDPTEWWWVQGDQNPADMTTRVASASALGANSKWQRGPDFLKMPFELWPITQETTLDSDQIPNVVGITMSITSDDCSTISDIAIDIDRFAGLKKLLGVTSIVLSIFKWKTFKGICDKITMETLIEAEMSWVKHAQKDLPKDWMKKFQRLGPFLNQDGVVCVGQRMAEWIKQSWNQREFVCYQERDVLPS, from the coding sequence ATGTATCGATTGAGATCCACAGAAAGACGTTTGGAAAGAGCAGGACCAGATTACAGTAAAGCATATGGTGACCAGATTATGGATATGGTGGAAAGGAGCGTGGCAAGAAAATTAACCGATGAAGAGATGGATACATACGATGGGCCTATTCACTACATTCCACACCACGAGGTCTTAAAACCAAATTCCAAATCAACACCTGTGCGGATCGTATTTGATTCATCATCGTCGTATATGGGTCATGTATTGAATGAATATTGGGCAAAGGGACCAAATGTTCTGAATGACCTTTTAGGGGTCATCATCAGATTTAGACAAAGGAAAATAGCTATTGcaggagacatcaccaagatgTATAATGCAATCAAACTATCTGAAAGAGATCAGCATACACACAGATTTGTATGGAGAGACTTGCAGTTAGACAAACTACCTGATCAATATGTATTAACATCAGTGACATTTGGAGACAGACCCAGCGGAGCAATTTCCACTATGGCCTTGCGGATGACAGCAGAAATGCATCAAACTGAATACCCAAAGGCAGCAGAATTAGTCATTAAAAACAGTTATGTGGATGACTTACTTATCTCAGTGAATACTGTTTGTGAGGCCAAGGAAATAATTCAGGATACTGAAATGATGTTAAGTCATGGAGGATTTCGCGTTAAACATTGGATAATCTCTGGTGATCAAAGTGAGCATTTTACAGGAATGAATGTGTTGTGTGCAGAACAGGAAAACATTCTTGGAATGTGTTGGTTACCCAAAGATGACGTTTGGACATTCAAGGCAAAATTGAACTTTTCGTCGAAAAGACGTGGAATACATTTAGAAGATGATCTCAAGGAAGAACAATTGCATCTTATTCCTGATAATTTAACTCACAGGATGGTCCTTAGTCAGGTAGCAGGCATTTATGATCCTCTAGGACTTATTGCTTCATACGTATTATATGCGAAAATTCTCATGAGAAGCATGTGTTCCAAAGAAATTCAGAATGGATGGGATGAACCTATGAATGAAGAAATCAGGGTTAAATGGATGCAATTCTTTAGGGGATTGTATGAATTACAATCAATAACATTCAAAAGATGTATTATGCCAGAAAACGCGGAAGGTGATCCAATTCTTGTCATATTCTCAGATGGAAGTCAACAAGCCTACGGTGCATGTGCCTACATTAGATGGCATACTAACGACAACACATATGAATCAAATCTAGTTATCGCAAAAAATCGAATTGCACCAGCGAAGCAGTTGTCAACTCCTCGTCTCGAATTGTGTGGAGCAGTGCTTGCATCTAGACTTCATCAAAAACTTGTGACAGAACTGGACTTTAGATTCAGCAAGATTGTACATATCGTTGATTCGATGATTGTCAGAGCACAAATACGAGAGAGCTATGGTTTTGGAACATTTGTGGCAACACGGGTTGCTGAAATACAAAGCAAAACGGATCCTACTGAGTGGTGGTGGGTTCAAGGAGATCAGAATCCTGCAGACATGACTACAAGGGTTGCATCAGCAAGTGCTCTAGGGGCTAATTCCAAGTGGCAAAGGGGTCCAGATTTCTTAAAGATGCCGTTCGAATTATGGCCAATAACTCAAGAAACTACCCTGGATAGTGATCAGATACCTAATGTTGTTGGAATAACCATGTCGATCACATCTGATGATTGCTCAACTATTAGTGACATTGCCATTGATATTGATCGGTTCGCCGGTTTGAAGAAACTACTTGGAGTTACCAGCATTGTCTTATCCATATTTAAATGGAAGACTTTTAAGGGCATTTGTGACAAGATCACTATGGAGACATTAATTGAAGCAGAGATGAGTTGGGTTAAGCATGCACAGAAAGATTTACCAAAGGACTGGATGAAGAAGTTTCAAAGACTTGGACCATTCCTTAATCAAGATGGAGTTGTGTGTGTTGGACAACGAATGGCTGAGTGGATCAAACAATCATGGAATCAAAGAGAATTTGTTTGTTACCAAGAAAGGGACGTTTTACCGAGTTAG